In Zingiber officinale cultivar Zhangliang chromosome 1A, Zo_v1.1, whole genome shotgun sequence, a genomic segment contains:
- the LOC122014704 gene encoding uncharacterized protein LOC122014704 has product MSNEMGNQNVTGIQGEEIEADTTSNVEDGYNGNGKEEIGSNFHDLPPSDDKQQILKGEEKKKGEYSTPLIDLIFSDGEEILTSNTDALKSNENADELDNSSIHMSDCTMQEEKALLTESIEIVPLVDAEKECLHREDDQNGTEELSKIEPTDNGASIVVTLDDLEVGTCSIQVTQIKQEIENMSETEVENQLEFDFSSVVVSDNVMSVSELIATPVSNGMEEKEMSYESESQNKECQPVQDIKLEGQSLFELPSSLFSSDAVMREEIAIVDHDSVGMASRDMMNFEEKEVGPRLNLVEKEVQSVSPPSEPHELRLNVAQEDQGLQKCSEEQGKPAEDSETTIERHLISTCLARECPDIYLELPNFSMPQSSVHVERSDTEFIVIQPDNRLPELLKDLEWENAAEKLLDQSVPNSKISDSECLDIDFKVLEVIEETTDFGQSQSVLPVSSMEVKPVVQVENGEKVLDSVAVSNTGAQEQCLHVTTHNDGINPETFGSNEEFTFEQTQNQMILLTSKIETREEVVSMQKMENEDGPKNYEPAVEFKTETYTEEQRCSVHTSESDTGNVHEAFILQRYREITSEGTLLMKQEDLEEGSDIPAIENTNSQNGSLSSNAAQVVCVKQSEGNPLEQEVVNAMIHSNKDESETCNDHIAVERSDSRKLETPLLSFMKEEAQVMDTFEKKEDIDINLNNNEGDGGKPRCDEIPTTPSGKGKQKHRSSLFGNWICCTTATD; this is encoded by the exons ATGAGTAATGAGATGGGGAACCAAAATGTCACTGGCATTCAAG GTGAAGAGATTGAAGCTGATACCACCTCAAATGTTGAAGATGGCTACAATGGAAATGGGAAAGAGGAAATAGGATCCAATTTTCATGATCTTCCACCATCTGATGACAAGCAGCAGATACTAAAAG gagaagaaaagaagaaaggagaaTACTCAACTCCATTGATAGATCTTATCTTCTCAGACGGAGAAGAGATTCTGACTAGTAACACTGATGCTTTAAAATCTAATGAAAATGCTGATGAACTAGATAATTCTTCAATCCACATGAGCGATTGCACAATGCAAGAGGAAAAAGCATTGTTGACAGAGTCTATTGAAATTGTTCCTCTGGTTGATGCTGAGAAAGAGTGTCTGCATAGAGAAGATGATCAAAATGGAACGGAAGAGCTATCCAAAATAGAGCCTACTGACAATGGTGCATCCATAGTAGTGACACTTGATGATCTTGAAGTAGGCACATGCAGCATTCAGGTTACTCAAataaaacaagaaatagagaaCATGTCCGAGACTGAGGTAGAAAATCAACTTGAGTTTGATTTTAGTTCAGTAGTCGTCTCTGACAATGTTATGTCAGTAAGTGAACTGATAGCTACTCCAGTCTCAAATGGAATGGAAGAAAAGGAAATGAGCTATGAAAGTGAATCACAAAATAAGGAATGCCAACCAGTCCAGGACATCAAATTAGAAGGGCAAAGTTTATTTGAATTACCATCGTCTTTGTTCAGTTCTGATGCAGTAATGAGGGAAGAGATAGCGATAGTCGATCATGATTCAGTTGGCATGGCAAGTAGGGATATGATGAACTTTGAAGAGAAGGAAGTCGGGCCGAGGCTAAATTTAGTAGAAAAAGAAGTGCAATCTGTGTCGCCACCATCCGAACCACATGAGCTGAGGCTTAATGTTGCTCAGGAAGATCAAGGGTTGCAGAAATGTTCAGAAGAGCAGGGAAAACCTGCAGAGGATTCTGAAACAACGATCGAAAGGCATCTGATTTCCACTTGTCTTGCTAGGGAATGTCCAGACATCTACTTGGAGCTCCCAAACTTTTCAATGCCACAGTCTTCAGTTCACGTGGAACGATCCGATACTGAATTCATTGTTATTCAGCCGGATAACAGATTGCCTGAGTTGTTGAAGGATCTTGAATGGGAAAATGCTgcagaaaaacttctggatcaaAGTGTTCCAAATTCCAAAATTTCTGATAGTGAATGCCTTGACATTGATTTCAAGGTCCTAGAAGTTATTGAGGAAACTACCGATTTTGGACAAAGTCAATCGGTTTTACCAGTGAGCAGTATGGAAGTTAAACCAGTTGTGCAAGTCGAAAATGGTGAAAAGGTTTTGGATTCTGTGGCAGTGTCAAACACTGGAGCACAAGAGCAGTGCCTTCATGTAACTACACATAATGATGGCATAAATCCTGAAACATTTGGGAGCAACGAAGAGTTCACTTTTgaacaaactcaaaatcagatgATCTTACTGACGAGCAAGATTGAAACAAGAGAAGAAGTTGTATCAATGCAGAAGATGGAAAATGAAGATGGTCCCAAGAATTATGAGCCTGCGGTCGAGTTTAAGACTGAAACATACACTGAAGAACAAAGATGCAGTGTTCATACATCTGAATCAGATACAGGTAACGTCCATGAAGCATTCATTCTTCAACGGTATCGAGAAATAACAAGTGAAGGAACTTTACTGATGAAGCAGGAAGATCTAGAAGAAGGTTCTGACATCCCTGCAATAGAAAATACAAATAGTCAAAATGGTTCATTAAGCAGTAACGCAGCACAGGTGGTTTGTGTCAAACAATCTGAAGGAAATCCTTTAGAACAAGAAGTCGTCAATGCGATGATACATTCAAACAAAGATGAGTCGGAAACTTGCAATGACCACATTGCAGTGGAAAGAAGTGATTCAAGGAAACTGGAAACGCCACTTCTCAGCTTCATGAAGGAAGAAGCTCAAGTTATGGACACATTTGAGAAGAAGGAAGACATAGACATCAATTTGAACAACAATGAGGGGGATGGCGGGAAGCCGCGGTGCGATGAGATCCCCACAACACCAAGTGGAAAAGGGAAGCAAAAGCATAGGTCTTCCCTCTTCGGCAACTGGATCTGCTGCACAACAGCCACGGATTAA